A genomic region of Streptomyces sp. NBC_00247 contains the following coding sequences:
- a CDS encoding beta-ketoacyl-[acyl-carrier-protein] synthase family protein — MPAEAAVTGIGMITPAGGNAASTWDGVCAGRSLARRDPVLAGLPVDLSCPVDLDPEAMLGRRLARRLDRFCQLALVAARQAVADAGLSPATWDADRIGVVLGVSCNSMETYVREFTLLGEERPHLVSPLALPRSVASMAAAEVALDLGVRGPNFTVTSACASGATALGVARGLIASGTCDIVLAGGSESGRSRMAATCFTQMRALSRGGPDGASRPFDADRDGFVLSEGAAVLVLERPDRAPARGARTRALLRGFGATSDAHHPVAPHPEGRGAESALRAALADAGCAPSDVGHVNAHGTSTQAGDTAEARALLRVFDGTPPPVTAPKGVLGHSLGAAGAIEAALTVLTLEQQLVPPTANLSRQDEGLALDVVTGAPRPVALSVAASNSFGFGGQNAALIFTTP, encoded by the coding sequence ATGCCGGCTGAAGCCGCCGTCACCGGCATCGGCATGATCACCCCGGCCGGCGGGAACGCCGCCTCGACCTGGGACGGCGTGTGCGCGGGCAGGAGTCTCGCCCGGCGTGATCCCGTGCTGGCGGGCCTTCCCGTCGATCTCTCCTGCCCCGTCGATCTCGACCCGGAGGCCATGCTCGGGCGCCGCCTGGCCCGTCGGCTGGACCGTTTCTGCCAGCTCGCCCTGGTGGCCGCCCGTCAGGCCGTGGCGGACGCCGGACTCTCCCCGGCCACCTGGGACGCCGACCGGATCGGTGTCGTCCTCGGCGTCAGCTGCAACAGCATGGAGACGTACGTACGCGAGTTCACCCTGCTCGGCGAGGAACGGCCGCACCTGGTCTCGCCCCTGGCGCTGCCCCGGAGCGTGGCCAGCATGGCCGCCGCCGAGGTCGCGCTCGACCTCGGCGTACGCGGCCCCAACTTCACCGTCACCAGCGCCTGCGCCTCCGGGGCCACCGCACTGGGTGTCGCCCGCGGCCTGATCGCCTCCGGCACCTGCGACATCGTGCTGGCCGGGGGCAGCGAGTCCGGGCGCTCCCGGATGGCCGCCACCTGCTTCACCCAGATGCGGGCCCTCTCCCGGGGCGGGCCCGATGGGGCGTCCCGCCCGTTCGACGCGGACCGGGACGGGTTCGTCCTCTCCGAGGGGGCCGCCGTCCTCGTCCTGGAACGCCCCGACCGCGCGCCGGCCCGGGGGGCGCGCACCCGGGCGCTGCTGCGCGGCTTCGGCGCGACCAGCGACGCCCACCACCCTGTCGCCCCGCACCCGGAGGGCCGCGGCGCCGAAAGCGCCCTGCGGGCCGCCCTCGCCGACGCGGGCTGCGCCCCCTCGGACGTCGGCCACGTCAACGCCCACGGCACGTCCACCCAGGCCGGGGACACCGCCGAGGCGCGGGCCCTGCTCCGGGTCTTCGACGGTACGCCCCCGCCGGTCACCGCCCCCAAGGGCGTCCTCGGTCACTCGCTGGGCGCCGCCGGCGCCATCGAGGCGGCCCTGACGGTCCTCACCCTGGAGCAGCAGCTCGTCCCGCCGACCGCCAACCTCTCCCGCCAGGACGAGGGCCTGGCCCTGGACGTGGTCACCGGCGCCCCGCGCCCGGTCGCGCTCTCC
- a CDS encoding cytochrome P450 has translation MSAVLPTTPSPYPATPSVTETEAPGLQGQVMRLLRRLRTEADPYPVFDRLRELGPVIPVPALNAAVVTGFQECRHVLRDPAFVLPDTAWRDAHAGGWRHHRSVVSYASSLPNANPPRHTALRAHLAQGFHRTALAELRPVVTGLVHSGLNDLGAALAAHGTADLTEHVSRPLPSRVMCKILTLPDEDAPMLASLSARWTAAAELFPSEADLDDADAADAALFAYFLRVVQERERCPGTDFLSAWVTAARAEGVGTDDVVVHTAQLFVTGFMTVQSSLTSAAYAVLSSPELTAALRRRPEDMGTAVEGVLRTRPAAAVVGRVATRGCVLAGVPVAAQQRLIVVVPAANRDPRAAATSTAHLTFGVGIHYCVGAALARLQLGEFLPALLSRFPSLRLAADPAPGLPAFGPEGAAPMAGTALPHHVRLLTTLARAPR, from the coding sequence ATGAGCGCCGTCCTCCCCACCACCCCGTCGCCCTACCCGGCCACCCCGTCCGTCACCGAGACCGAGGCCCCCGGTCTCCAGGGTCAGGTGATGCGCCTGCTCCGCCGGCTGCGCACCGAAGCCGACCCGTACCCGGTGTTCGACCGGCTGCGGGAGCTGGGCCCGGTGATCCCCGTACCCGCGCTCAACGCGGCCGTCGTCACCGGCTTCCAGGAGTGCCGCCACGTCCTGCGCGATCCGGCGTTCGTCCTCCCGGACACCGCCTGGCGCGACGCGCACGCCGGCGGCTGGCGCCACCACCGCAGCGTGGTCAGCTACGCGTCCTCCCTGCCCAACGCCAACCCTCCCCGCCACACGGCGCTCCGGGCCCATCTGGCCCAGGGTTTCCACCGCACCGCGCTCGCCGAGCTGCGGCCCGTGGTGACCGGCCTCGTCCACAGCGGCCTGAACGACCTGGGCGCCGCACTGGCCGCCCACGGCACCGCCGACCTGACCGAACACGTCAGCCGCCCGCTGCCCTCCCGGGTCATGTGCAAGATCCTCACGCTGCCCGACGAGGACGCACCCATGCTCGCGAGCCTGAGCGCCCGTTGGACGGCAGCCGCCGAGCTCTTCCCTTCCGAGGCCGATCTGGACGACGCGGACGCGGCGGACGCCGCCTTGTTCGCGTACTTCCTGCGGGTCGTCCAGGAGCGGGAGCGGTGCCCCGGCACCGATTTCCTCTCCGCCTGGGTGACCGCCGCCCGGGCGGAGGGGGTGGGGACCGACGACGTCGTGGTGCACACCGCCCAGTTGTTCGTGACCGGCTTCATGACCGTCCAGTCCTCATTGACCAGCGCGGCGTACGCCGTGCTGAGCAGCCCCGAGCTGACGGCCGCGCTGCGCCGGCGGCCCGAGGACATGGGGACGGCCGTGGAGGGCGTGCTGCGCACCCGGCCCGCCGCCGCGGTCGTCGGCCGCGTCGCGACCCGAGGCTGTGTACTGGCCGGGGTGCCCGTCGCCGCCCAGCAGCGGCTGATCGTGGTGGTACCGGCGGCCAACCGCGATCCCCGGGCCGCCGCCACCTCCACCGCGCACCTGACCTTCGGCGTGGGTATCCACTACTGCGTCGGCGCGGCCCTCGCCCGCCTGCAGCTGGGCGAGTTCCTCCCCGCCCTGCTCAGCCGGTTCCCCTCCCTGCGCCTCGCCGCCGACCCGGCGCCGGGCCTCCCGGCCTTCGGCCCCGAAGGCGCCGCGCCGATGGCCGGAACCGCCCTCCCCCACCACGTCCGCCTGCTCACCACCCTCGCGAGAGCCCCCCGATGA
- a CDS encoding beta-ketoacyl-[acyl-carrier-protein] synthase family protein gives MTGLGLVTPGGTGVEAGWRAALAGVSTATRDPLLAGLRVDISCRVPDFDPDALLGRRLARRMDRNTQLSMVAAREAVAMAGLADRDWDPVRVGVVIGTGGSSVDGLVDVCGKLAAGRPETVPPMALPRSLPSASAAEVALDLGAAGPNFATSAGCASGLTAIGVARDLLRSGALDIAVAGGSECLCHPLAVTAFAQLGVLSSRPCDPRDAARPFGRGRDGFVAAEGAGILVLERAAHARARRAPVLAWTAGYGAAGDAHHIAAVHPEGRGAERAVRAALADARWQPQDVEHVNAHGAATPANDAAEASWLARVLPHRPPVTATKAALGHAGAGSGGIEAVLSVLTLARRTIPPTANLTEPDPAFAEGVDLVTKVPRPSAARTALCVSTALGGQNSALALMAS, from the coding sequence GTGACGGGCCTGGGTCTGGTCACGCCCGGCGGGACCGGTGTGGAGGCCGGCTGGCGAGCCGCCCTCGCCGGGGTGTCGACGGCCACCCGCGACCCGCTGCTGGCCGGACTGCGGGTGGACATCTCCTGCCGGGTACCGGACTTCGACCCCGACGCGCTCCTCGGACGGCGTCTGGCGCGCCGGATGGACCGGAACACACAACTCAGCATGGTCGCCGCCCGCGAGGCCGTGGCCATGGCGGGGCTCGCCGACCGGGACTGGGACCCGGTCCGCGTCGGAGTGGTGATCGGTACGGGCGGCTCCAGCGTCGACGGCCTCGTCGACGTCTGCGGCAAGCTCGCCGCCGGACGCCCCGAGACCGTCCCACCGATGGCACTGCCCCGCAGCCTGCCCAGCGCGAGCGCGGCCGAGGTCGCCCTCGATCTCGGCGCGGCCGGACCGAACTTCGCGACCTCGGCGGGCTGCGCCTCCGGGCTGACCGCGATCGGCGTCGCCCGCGATCTGCTGCGCTCCGGCGCCCTCGACATCGCGGTGGCCGGCGGTTCCGAGTGCCTCTGCCACCCCCTCGCCGTGACGGCCTTCGCCCAGTTGGGAGTTCTCTCCTCCCGCCCCTGCGACCCGCGCGACGCGGCCCGCCCCTTCGGCAGGGGCCGGGACGGTTTCGTGGCCGCCGAGGGCGCCGGAATCCTGGTGCTGGAGCGCGCCGCGCACGCCCGGGCCCGCCGCGCACCGGTGCTGGCCTGGACGGCCGGTTACGGGGCCGCGGGCGACGCCCACCACATCGCCGCCGTCCACCCCGAGGGCCGGGGCGCCGAGCGGGCGGTACGCGCCGCGCTCGCCGACGCCCGCTGGCAGCCGCAGGACGTGGAGCACGTCAACGCCCACGGTGCGGCGACACCGGCCAACGACGCGGCGGAGGCGTCCTGGCTGGCCCGGGTGCTGCCGCACCGCCCGCCGGTCACCGCCACCAAGGCCGCCCTCGGTCACGCCGGCGCGGGGTCGGGGGGCATCGAGGCCGTCCTCAGCGTGCTCACCCTCGCCCGGCGGACCATCCCGCCGACGGCGAACCTCACCGAACCGGACCCCGCCTTCGCCGAGGGCGTCGACCTCGTCACCAAGGTCCCCCGCCCGAGTGCGGCGCGCACCGCGCTGTGCGTCTCCACCGCCCTGGGCGGCCAGAACAGCGCCCTGGCCCTGATGGCCTCCTGA
- a CDS encoding acyl carrier protein gives MEDGAMYEMLTRLLVEEFGLDEDQVRPDATARQLELDSLSLAELAVIITESTGVRLEDVEMSPDSTLGQMAAEFDRARPPATAAAPSPGPARPEAATAAPSPDQARSEAPAPSFDQALFVAPAQS, from the coding sequence ATGGAGGACGGCGCGATGTACGAGATGCTGACCAGACTGCTGGTCGAGGAGTTCGGGCTTGACGAGGACCAGGTGCGGCCCGACGCGACGGCCCGTCAACTGGAACTGGACTCGCTCTCCCTGGCGGAGTTGGCGGTGATCATCACCGAGTCCACCGGGGTACGCCTGGAGGACGTGGAGATGAGTCCCGACAGCACCCTGGGGCAGATGGCGGCGGAGTTCGACCGGGCGCGCCCCCCGGCCACGGCCGCCGCGCCGTCGCCCGGCCCGGCCCGCCCGGAGGCCGCGACCGCGGCCCCCTCACCCGATCAGGCCCGGTCCGAGGCCCCCGCACCGTCGTTCGACCAGGCTCTGTTCGTCGCGCCTGCCCAGTCGTGA
- a CDS encoding VWA domain-containing protein — MGDTAAPEDGPGAESQDNRRQVLYWRLLARLFDPEEQAALESASLAVVEDIGLPPALLDPQASVDSVVQRHPGLAAEFDGLLTADADADADERASADAEARAGTEAEAEARAGTDDDADASDRDRAAEVRRAALVSKVLLNVFATGRGAVTAGQLSRWQADAGWLERALGCEPGTLRGGRPGGHRASGAGVSRTGSGGGTSPDLSRLIPAIGPELGALEADLVRRMRLREVLADPKLAARLTPSMSLIEQLLRDKNNLDGVALANAKALIRRFVDEVAEVLRTQVEKATVGPLDRSVPPKRVFRNLDVDRTIWKNLTNWSPEEERLYVDRLYYRHTTRKTTPQRLVVVVDQSGSMVDSMVNCTILASIFAGLPKVDVHLVAYDTKALDLTPWVHDPFETLLRTQLGGGTDGTVAMALAQPKIAEPRNTVVVWISDFYEWQCEPLFESMAALHRSGVKFIPVGSVTSAGRGSVNPWFRERFKDLGTPVLSGHIRKLVHELKNFLT; from the coding sequence ATGGGAGACACGGCCGCCCCGGAGGACGGGCCCGGAGCGGAATCGCAGGACAACCGCCGTCAGGTCCTCTACTGGCGGCTCCTCGCCCGGCTCTTCGACCCCGAGGAGCAGGCGGCGCTGGAATCGGCGAGCCTCGCCGTGGTCGAGGACATCGGCCTGCCGCCCGCGCTGCTCGACCCGCAGGCCTCGGTCGACTCGGTGGTGCAACGCCACCCGGGGCTGGCCGCCGAGTTCGACGGGCTGCTGACGGCGGACGCCGACGCGGACGCGGACGAGAGAGCGAGCGCGGACGCGGAGGCGAGAGCAGGGACGGAGGCGGAAGCGGAGGCGAGAGCGGGGACGGACGACGACGCCGACGCCTCCGACCGGGACAGGGCGGCCGAGGTACGGCGTGCCGCACTGGTCTCGAAGGTGCTGCTGAACGTCTTCGCGACGGGCAGGGGCGCGGTCACCGCCGGGCAGTTGTCGCGCTGGCAGGCCGACGCGGGCTGGCTGGAGCGGGCGCTCGGCTGCGAGCCCGGCACCCTGCGTGGCGGACGCCCCGGCGGCCACCGCGCCTCGGGCGCCGGCGTGAGCCGCACCGGATCGGGCGGCGGTACGTCCCCCGACCTGAGCCGGCTGATCCCGGCGATCGGCCCCGAACTCGGCGCCCTCGAAGCGGATCTCGTCCGGCGGATGCGGCTGCGCGAGGTGCTCGCCGACCCGAAGCTCGCCGCGCGGCTCACCCCGAGCATGTCGCTGATCGAACAGTTGCTGCGCGACAAGAACAACCTGGACGGTGTCGCCCTGGCCAACGCCAAGGCGCTGATCCGGCGATTCGTGGACGAGGTCGCCGAGGTGCTGCGTACCCAGGTGGAGAAGGCGACCGTCGGGCCGCTGGACCGCTCGGTCCCGCCGAAGCGGGTCTTCCGCAACCTCGACGTCGACCGCACGATCTGGAAGAACCTGACCAACTGGAGCCCCGAGGAGGAGCGGCTCTACGTCGACCGCCTCTACTACCGCCACACCACGCGGAAGACGACCCCGCAACGGCTGGTCGTGGTGGTCGACCAGTCGGGTTCCATGGTCGACTCGATGGTCAACTGCACCATCCTGGCCTCCATCTTCGCCGGGCTGCCCAAGGTCGACGTCCACCTCGTCGCGTACGACACCAAGGCCCTCGACCTCACCCCCTGGGTGCACGACCCCTTCGAGACGCTGCTCCGCACCCAGCTCGGCGGCGGCACCGACGGCACGGTCGCCATGGCACTGGCCCAGCCGAAGATCGCGGAGCCCCGCAACACCGTCGTGGTGTGGATCTCCGACTTCTACGAATGGCAGTGCGAGCCGCTCTTCGAGAGCATGGCCGCCCTCCATCGCTCGGGCGTCAAGTTCATCCCGGTGGGCTCGGTGACCAGCGCCGGACGCGGCAGCGTCAACCCGTGGTTCCGCGAACGTTTCAAGGACCTCGGTACGCCGGTCCTCTCCGGTCACATACGCAAGCTCGTCCACGAGCTGAAGAACTTCCTCACCTGA
- a CDS encoding ATP-binding protein → MSDLLRAPAEIKYAEELDWLESVDDGPKPFSWRLSPKMVRLFILGSERADGLDREIAQKWFGDRSFVERSIVTLASDRGLLLIGDPGTGKSWLAELLSAAISRNSTLVVQGTAGTTEDHIKYSWNVSMVIAKGQSRESMIPSPIMTAMETGTIGRFEELTRSTSDVQDALISILSEKYVSVPELGSGEGDDNIVFAKPGFSVIATANSRDRGVNDLSSALKRRFNFVRIPVVTNKRSEAEIVRFRTEELLRRHRIDLDVPPTLLDVLLRSFADLRASAAAAGSDDEKLESALSSAEQIGVLEDAILHSNFFGERELTARTLASSLVGSLVRREPEDLAILNKYLHGVVEPRGKEEGGAWPEFLEGGRDAIATLA, encoded by the coding sequence ATGTCCGACCTGCTGCGCGCTCCCGCCGAGATCAAGTACGCCGAGGAGCTGGACTGGCTGGAATCGGTGGACGACGGCCCCAAGCCGTTCTCCTGGCGGCTGTCGCCGAAGATGGTCCGCCTGTTCATCCTGGGCTCCGAGCGCGCCGACGGTCTCGACCGAGAGATCGCCCAGAAGTGGTTCGGCGACCGCAGTTTCGTGGAGCGTTCCATCGTCACCCTCGCCTCCGACCGCGGGCTGCTGCTGATCGGCGACCCGGGTACCGGCAAGAGCTGGCTCGCCGAGCTGCTGTCCGCCGCCATCAGCCGCAACTCCACGCTGGTGGTGCAGGGCACGGCCGGCACCACCGAGGACCACATCAAGTACTCCTGGAACGTCTCGATGGTGATAGCCAAGGGCCAGTCCCGGGAGTCGATGATCCCCTCGCCGATCATGACCGCCATGGAGACGGGCACCATCGGCCGCTTCGAGGAGCTCACCCGCTCCACCAGCGACGTCCAGGACGCGCTGATCTCCATCCTCTCGGAGAAGTACGTCTCCGTCCCCGAGCTGGGCAGCGGTGAGGGCGACGACAACATCGTCTTCGCCAAGCCCGGATTCTCGGTCATCGCCACCGCCAACAGCCGGGACCGGGGTGTCAACGACCTCTCCTCCGCGCTCAAGCGCCGCTTCAACTTCGTCCGCATCCCCGTGGTGACGAACAAGAGGAGCGAGGCGGAGATCGTCCGCTTCCGCACCGAGGAACTGCTGCGCCGCCATCGGATCGATCTGGACGTGCCGCCGACGCTGCTCGACGTACTCCTGCGGAGCTTCGCCGATCTGCGCGCCTCCGCCGCCGCGGCGGGCAGCGACGACGAGAAGCTGGAGTCCGCCCTCTCCAGCGCCGAGCAGATCGGCGTACTGGAGGACGCCATCCTGCACAGCAACTTCTTCGGGGAGCGGGAACTCACCGCCCGTACCCTCGCCTCCTCGCTCGTCGGATCGCTGGTCCGGCGCGAGCCCGAGGACCTGGCCATCCTCAACAAGTACCTGCACGGGGTCGTGGAGCCGCGCGGCAAGGAGGAGGGCGGCGCATGGCCCGAGTTCCTGGAGGGCGGCCGGGACGCGATCGCCACCCTGGCGTGA
- a CDS encoding ROK family protein encodes MLGPMHSHRGPLAQLRRGHEERVLGLLRRHGQLSRAELGRLSGLSRTTLYDIVATLVAGGAVVPGAADPGPRKRGRPVEHLTLDPAAGQALGIDFARRSVHVAAANVAHEMIGSASLAHPPDLPWEGRVDLAEKLVASLAGGALRLSALGATGAVGVGVVGPVRRTETEDLPTARGHRGTRPGGGHGGALADLVELLTHRFGAPVLIDNNTRLAALAEATWGAAAGSPDVLYLRLSHGVGGGLVVNGALHRGVDGLAGELGHITADPAGGPCECGGTGCLETVASVGAVLAAYRERGKKARDFAAFLAALEDGDTVAEDVLRRAGTLVGTVLASVVGALGPSTIVLGGELAQAGEALLGPVAEALDAHVLPLARDRVTLRPAALGEAGGAHGGVALALHESPLLARYPGPALPEDDA; translated from the coding sequence ATGCTGGGGCCCATGCACTCCCACAGAGGCCCCCTCGCACAGCTGAGGCGGGGCCATGAAGAGCGCGTGCTCGGCCTGCTGCGCCGGCACGGCCAGTTGAGCCGCGCCGAACTGGGGCGGCTCTCGGGGCTCTCGCGCACCACGCTGTACGACATCGTGGCGACCCTCGTCGCGGGCGGTGCGGTGGTCCCGGGCGCGGCCGACCCCGGGCCGCGCAAACGCGGCCGTCCCGTCGAGCACCTGACCCTGGACCCGGCCGCCGGACAGGCGCTCGGCATCGACTTCGCCCGCCGCTCGGTCCATGTGGCCGCCGCCAACGTCGCGCACGAGATGATCGGTTCGGCCAGCCTCGCGCACCCGCCGGACCTCCCCTGGGAGGGCCGCGTCGACCTCGCCGAGAAGCTCGTCGCCTCGCTGGCCGGAGGGGCGCTGCGACTCTCCGCCCTCGGCGCCACCGGTGCGGTCGGCGTGGGCGTCGTAGGGCCGGTGCGCCGTACGGAGACCGAGGACCTGCCGACGGCGCGGGGGCACCGGGGCACCCGGCCGGGCGGCGGTCACGGGGGTGCGCTCGCCGACCTCGTGGAGCTGCTGACCCACCGCTTCGGCGCCCCCGTGCTCATCGACAACAACACCCGTCTCGCCGCCCTCGCGGAGGCCACCTGGGGCGCCGCGGCCGGCAGCCCCGACGTGCTCTACCTGCGGCTCTCGCACGGCGTCGGCGGCGGCCTGGTCGTCAACGGCGCTCTGCACCGGGGCGTCGACGGGCTGGCCGGCGAACTCGGCCACATCACCGCCGACCCGGCGGGCGGCCCCTGCGAATGCGGCGGCACCGGCTGCCTGGAGACCGTCGCCTCCGTCGGGGCCGTGCTCGCCGCGTACCGCGAACGGGGCAAAAAGGCGCGGGACTTCGCCGCGTTCCTGGCCGCGCTGGAGGACGGGGACACGGTTGCCGAGGACGTGCTGCGCAGGGCCGGGACCCTCGTCGGGACCGTCCTCGCCTCGGTGGTGGGCGCCCTCGGCCCCAGCACGATCGTGCTCGGCGGTGAGCTCGCCCAGGCCGGCGAGGCCCTGCTCGGCCCGGTCGCCGAGGCGCTCGACGCCCACGTCCTGCCGCTCGCCCGGGACCGCGTGACGCTGCGCCCCGCCGCGCTCGGCGAAGCGGGCGGCGCGCACGGCGGCGTCGCCCTGGCCCTGCACGAATCGCCGCTGCTCGCCCGCTACCCGGGCCCGGCACTCCCCGAGGACGACGCATGA
- a CDS encoding ABC transporter permease codes for MTTPYQPLVEDSPAEKVSAAPDDPTPSPPGGRAARTGRRGGRSFLSSLGLNLLALVVGLGVWALLNPLGYDVLPGPGEVASRAGELISDGTLAGDALASVRRVLTGFALGTLAAVPVGFLMGWYPVARGLLEPYVQFFRTVPPLALIPLTIVLMGIGETPKIFVIFLAAFLSSVLAAFQGVVGVDRTLIDAARVLGAKDGTIFLKVVVPASAPFILVGMRIGLGSAWGTLVAAELIAAPEGLGFRMQQAQLYYDLPTIFVGLISIGVLGLVMDRLLLVAERRLTHWQETR; via the coding sequence ATGACGACCCCGTACCAGCCCCTCGTCGAGGATTCCCCCGCCGAGAAGGTCTCCGCCGCCCCGGACGACCCGACGCCCTCCCCGCCCGGCGGCCGTGCGGCCCGCACCGGCAGGCGCGGCGGGCGTTCCTTCCTCTCCTCGCTCGGGCTCAACCTGCTCGCGCTCGTCGTGGGCCTCGGCGTCTGGGCCCTGCTGAACCCGCTCGGCTACGACGTGCTGCCCGGCCCCGGCGAGGTCGCCTCCCGGGCGGGAGAGCTGATCTCCGACGGCACCCTCGCCGGCGACGCCCTCGCCAGCGTGCGCCGGGTACTGACCGGCTTCGCCCTGGGCACCCTGGCCGCCGTACCGGTCGGGTTCCTGATGGGCTGGTACCCGGTGGCCCGGGGCCTGCTGGAGCCGTACGTCCAGTTCTTCCGGACCGTCCCGCCGCTGGCCCTGATCCCGCTCACCATCGTGCTGATGGGCATCGGCGAGACGCCCAAGATCTTCGTGATCTTCCTCGCCGCGTTCCTCTCCAGCGTGCTCGCCGCCTTCCAGGGGGTCGTCGGAGTCGACCGCACCCTGATCGACGCGGCGCGGGTGCTCGGCGCGAAGGACGGGACGATCTTCCTCAAGGTCGTCGTCCCCGCGTCCGCGCCCTTCATCCTCGTCGGCATGCGGATCGGCCTCGGCTCCGCCTGGGGAACCCTGGTCGCCGCCGAACTCATCGCCGCCCCCGAGGGCTTGGGCTTCCGCATGCAGCAGGCCCAGCTCTACTACGACCTCCCCACCATCTTCGTCGGGCTGATCTCCATCGGAGTGCTCGGCCTGGTGATGGACCGGCTGCTCCTCGTCGCCGAACGACGCCTCACCCACTGGCAGGAAACCCGATGA
- a CDS encoding ABC transporter ATP-binding protein translates to MNAKISFRGVSRTYPVKNTVFTALDDVSLDIGDEEFVTVVGPSGCGKSTLLNLAAGLAEPTSGTVLVDGKPVTGPGPERGVIFQQYALFPWLTVRGNVEFGLKLASVPAAERKERAQRAIELVGLGDFADALPKTLSGGMKQRCAIARAYAVDPQVLLMDEPFGALDALTRVQLQDQLLDTWSRDRRTVLFITHDVDEAVYLAGRVIVMAARPGRVHQVIDVGLPYPRTEAVRLSPEFADIRNAVWQAVYHQPAAV, encoded by the coding sequence ATGAACGCCAAGATCTCCTTCCGCGGGGTCTCCCGGACCTACCCCGTGAAGAACACGGTCTTCACCGCGCTCGACGACGTCTCGCTGGACATCGGCGACGAGGAGTTCGTCACCGTCGTCGGCCCCTCCGGCTGCGGCAAGTCCACCCTGCTGAACCTCGCCGCCGGACTGGCCGAACCCACCTCCGGTACGGTCCTCGTCGACGGGAAGCCGGTCACGGGGCCCGGCCCCGAACGCGGCGTGATCTTCCAGCAGTACGCCCTCTTCCCCTGGCTGACCGTGCGCGGCAACGTCGAGTTCGGGCTCAAGCTCGCCTCCGTGCCGGCGGCGGAGCGCAAGGAGCGGGCTCAGCGGGCGATCGAGCTGGTCGGCCTCGGCGACTTCGCCGACGCCCTGCCCAAGACGCTCTCCGGCGGCATGAAGCAGCGCTGCGCCATCGCCCGCGCCTATGCCGTCGATCCCCAGGTCCTGCTGATGGACGAGCCGTTCGGCGCGCTGGACGCGCTCACCCGGGTACAGCTGCAGGACCAGTTGCTGGACACCTGGAGCCGCGACCGGCGGACCGTCCTCTTCATCACCCACGACGTGGACGAGGCCGTCTACCTCGCCGGACGCGTCATCGTGATGGCCGCCCGGCCGGGCCGTGTCCACCAGGTCATCGACGTCGGCCTGCCGTACCCGCGCACCGAGGCGGTCCGGCTCTCACCGGAGTTCGCCGACATCCGCAACGCCGTCTGGCAGGCCGTCTACCACCAGCCCGCCGCGGTCTGA
- a CDS encoding aliphatic sulfonate ABC transporter substrate-binding protein — MSLFPRALAASAAVSVLALSVTGCSGDSGDSGGGTAKVRFGYISDYNGASLLAIADQQGLWKKEGLSPQYSVFTNGPLQIQALGGGSLDFGYIGPGAMWLPATGKAEVVAVNTLAYADRVIAQPGIKTIQDLKGKKVGVPAGTSGEMVLNLALQKAGMKPEDITKVPMDPATVVSAFVSGQIDGAGLWYPLIDSIKAKKPGLNEVGSTKDFSDKAFPTAFVSGTKTDKGLTTKVVKVLQQANDYRAAHPEEAIDAAAKLLKVDRAKVAADAANVKTMTTADLVAKTGDGTVASWLDGLGEFFVSTGQLKSVPKSDTYYEGDLYTKAYAK, encoded by the coding sequence ATGAGTCTCTTCCCGCGCGCCCTCGCGGCCTCCGCCGCCGTGTCCGTCCTGGCACTCTCCGTCACCGGATGCTCCGGGGACTCCGGCGATTCCGGCGGCGGCACCGCCAAGGTGCGCTTCGGCTACATCAGCGACTACAACGGCGCCAGCCTGCTCGCCATCGCCGACCAGCAGGGTCTGTGGAAGAAGGAAGGGCTCTCGCCCCAGTACAGCGTCTTCACCAACGGCCCGCTCCAGATCCAGGCGCTCGGCGGCGGCTCTCTCGACTTCGGCTACATAGGCCCCGGGGCGATGTGGCTGCCGGCCACCGGCAAGGCCGAGGTCGTCGCCGTGAACACCCTCGCCTACGCGGACCGGGTCATCGCCCAGCCCGGCATCAAGACCATCCAGGACCTCAAGGGCAAGAAGGTCGGCGTCCCCGCCGGCACCTCCGGAGAGATGGTCCTCAACCTGGCTCTCCAGAAGGCCGGGATGAAGCCCGAGGACATCACCAAGGTTCCGATGGACCCGGCCACCGTGGTCTCCGCCTTCGTCTCCGGGCAGATCGACGGCGCCGGCCTCTGGTACCCGCTCATCGACTCCATCAAGGCGAAGAAGCCCGGCCTCAACGAGGTCGGCTCCACCAAGGACTTCTCCGACAAGGCGTTCCCCACCGCGTTCGTCTCGGGCACCAAGACCGACAAGGGCCTCACCACCAAGGTCGTCAAGGTCCTCCAGCAGGCCAACGACTACCGGGCCGCCCACCCCGAGGAGGCGATCGACGCCGCCGCGAAGCTGCTGAAGGTCGACCGCGCCAAGGTCGCCGCCGACGCCGCCAACGTGAAGACGATGACCACCGCCGACCTGGTGGCGAAGACCGGTGACGGGACCGTCGCCTCCTGGCTCGACGGCCTCGGCGAGTTCTTCGTGTCCACCGGCCAGCTGAAGTCCGTGCCGAAGTCGGACACGTACTACGAGGGCGACCTCTACACGAAGGCGTACGCCAAGTGA